The Candidatus Methanomethylicota archaeon nucleotide sequence GTTGCTACATGTGATGGTGCTGCCAGTGTAGGTCAAGTAGGAAATGAGGTGGCTAGGAAATTGACTAAGACTTTCCCTGATAAGGTCAGGATGTGCTGTCTTTCAGCGGTGGCTGCTGGAAGTAAAACACATGTGGATATATTCAAGAAGGCTAAGGCGGTTATAGCAATTAATGGTTGTCAAAATATGTGTGCATCAAATGTGCTGAGGCAGAAGGGG carries:
- a CDS encoding putative zinc-binding protein, with the protein product MSSSGISKYQLLPHCATHASELIMVATCDGAASVGQVGNEVARKLTKTFPDKVRMCCLSAVAAGSKTHVDIFKKAKAVIAINGCQNMCASNVLRQKGIEPTYEVVIAKEGVNKLPSLDFSDEDVDRISDKIVKEFLSKF